The sequence CTGGTGTTGCCGCAATGGGAATGGAGCGTATAGATTTTATCTGGTATCTTAAGAAAATCACGTGGCTGGCTTTTATAGGCTTCATTGCAGGGGCTGGAGTATTTCTTTTGTTTGAAAGAGTCTTATTTCACCATACCTAACAATTTCTGAAACCTATTATCGTTATTCACTAAAACAAAACCTTTTTTATGTTAAACTTCTTTATTCAAGAGGGTGCCGAAGTTGCGCAAGATCTTGAACCTGTTGTCGAAGCCCAAGAGAAAACGCTTTCCATCATGGATTTATTAATGACTGGCGGTATAGCTGGTCAAATAATTATTGCGGTTCTTTTTGTACTTCTTTTTGTAGCGGTCTATATTTATTTTGAAAGACTTTTTGCAATTAAAGCTGCAAACAAGATGGACGGTAACTTTATGAATCAAATCCGAGACCACGTTGCCAAAGGAAATATTCAAGCTGCAAAAGTACTTTGCGCACAGAATAATACGCCGGTTTCACATTTAACTGAAAAAGGAATTTCACGAATTGGAAGTCCTTTGGAAGATATTAATACCGCTATTGAAAATGCTGGTCGTTTGGAAGTTTATAAACTTGAAAAAAACGTAAGCGTTCTTGCAACAATTGCCGGAGCAGCACCCATGATTGGTTTCTTAGGAACAGTAATCGGGATGGTTTTGGCTTTTCATACACTTGCAACCAGTAGTGGCCAAGCCGAAATGGGAACCCTAGCTGAAGGTATTTATACAGCAATGACAACTACTGTAGCTGGATTAATTGTTGGTATTATTGCCTATATGGGCTACAACCATTTGGTAGTGCGGACCGATAAAGTGGTTCACCAGATGGAAGCCACAGCGGTAGATTTCCTTGACATGCTAAACGAGCCTGCTTAATGAACTTACGAGGAAGAAATAAAGTAAGTGCCGAGTTCAGCATGAGTTCCATGACAGACATTGTGTTTCTGTTGTTGGTATTCTTCTTGCTTACTTCGCCTGCTATAACGCCAGATGCTTTGGATTTAATACTTCCGAAA comes from Aequorivita sublithincola DSM 14238 and encodes:
- a CDS encoding MotA/TolQ/ExbB proton channel family protein; its protein translation is MLNFFIQEGAEVAQDLEPVVEAQEKTLSIMDLLMTGGIAGQIIIAVLFVLLFVAVYIYFERLFAIKAANKMDGNFMNQIRDHVAKGNIQAAKVLCAQNNTPVSHLTEKGISRIGSPLEDINTAIENAGRLEVYKLEKNVSVLATIAGAAPMIGFLGTVIGMVLAFHTLATSSGQAEMGTLAEGIYTAMTTTVAGLIVGIIAYMGYNHLVVRTDKVVHQMEATAVDFLDMLNEPA